The following nucleotide sequence is from Salvelinus namaycush isolate Seneca unplaced genomic scaffold, SaNama_1.0 Scaffold1092, whole genome shotgun sequence.
GTATGGTAGAAGAGAGGATCCCATTTTTAACGTACGGTATACGGCAATCAACCTAATTTACATACCGCCAACATTCCTTCCCTGTGGCGCTCCTTGTTGCTACTGACAACAGCGATGAATCACTATCATCATGGTCATGGTTACGGTTGGCATCATGACAGCAGGGAACAGGAATACGTGCCTAGGAATCAGGTTGCATCCCAGGGCCTCACAACAATAAGGGGTAACCAACATtagcacaacaaagtcaagacAGGAGGAAACCGGGAGAGGGTGAGAAATGTTGACCAAGTTTAGTGACTTGATGTCCTGTTTATGAGTAAAGGCAGTGCCGTTGatgaaagaagagggagagagagagagagagagagagagagagagagagagagagagagagagagagagagagagagagagagagagagagagagagagagagagagagagagagagagagagagagagagagagagagagagagagagagagagggagggaagagagagatggagacagtaagagggaggaaaagaaagagagagagagagggaagagagagatagagagagtaagagggaggaagagaaagagagagagagagaggatggggataTAGTTTTACACTGCAGTCTAAAATTGTCCAGGCGAAATTTGACAAACACATTCAcagattttctctctctctctctctttctatctctagcCTTCTCgctccttctatctctctccctctcgctctctctctccctctccctctctctctccctcactctctctcgttctctctctctcgctccttctatctctctccctctcgctctctctctccctctccctctctctctctccctcactctctctcgttctctctctctcgctccttctatctctctccctctcgctctctctctccctctctctccctctctctctctctctttctctcactctttacATTACTGTTGATTAAATAATACCTAATGATAAAtccagatggagagagagagagagaaaagaggaataaaggaaaggaaaggagacagagagagaaggagagaatgagagagagagaggaggtgtaaTGATCGTCGtatgaaggagtggaccaaaacgcagcgtggtaagtgttcatgataaatTTAATACtcaaaacactcgaacaaaataacaaagaggggaaaccgaaacagtcctgtcaggtgcagacactaaacagaaaacaacaacccacaaaacacaggtgggaaaaggctgcctgagtatgattcccaatcagagacaacgatagacagctgtccctgattgagaaccacacccggccaaaacatagaaaaaactctctctctctctctctctctctctctctctctctctctctctctctctctctctctctctctctctctctctctctctctctctctctcactcttccctctctctcactccctctccctctctctctctctcccctcaacaTATCAGCTCACACTCTCTCCTCAACATATCAGCTCACAATCTCTCCTCAACATACCAGCTCACGCTCTCTCCTCAACATATCAGCTCACACTCTCTCCTCAACATACCAGCTCACGCTCTCTCCTCAACATACCAGCTCACACTCTCTCCTCAACATACCAGCTCACACTCTCTCCTCAACATACCAGCTCACGCTCTCTCCTCAACATATCAGCTCACACTCTCTCCTCAACATACCAGCTCACACTCTCTCCTCAACATATCAGCTCACACTCTCTCCTCAACATACCAGCTCACACTCTCTCCTCAACATACCAGCTCATGCTCTCTCCTCAACATACCAGCTCATGCTCTCTCCTCAACATACCAGCTCACGCTCTCTCCTCAACATATCAGCTCACACTCTCTCCTCAACATATCAGCTCACACTCTCTCCTCAACATACCAGCTCACACTCTCTCCTCAACATACCAGCTCACACTCTCTCCTCAACATACCAGCTCACACTCTCTCCTCAACATACCAGCTCACTCTCTCCTCCTTACCTTCCTAtctcctccttcccttcctctctcctccttcccttcctatctcctccttcccttcctctctcctccttcccttcctctctcctccttaccttcctctctcctccttaccttcctctctcctccttaccttcctctctcctccttaccttcctctctcctccttaccgtcctctcctccttaccttcctctctcctccttaccgtcctctcctccttaccttcctctctcctccttaccttcctctcctccttaccttcctctctcctccttcccttcctctctcctccttaccttcctctctcctccttcccttcctcttcctcctcacgttCCTCTCCCCTTAACTTCCTCTCTCCTTACTTCCCTcaatccatctctccctcatctctccctccatatctacTTCCATCCTCATATCTACCTTCATCCgcatctctccctcatctctccctcatctctccctcatctctccctcatctctccccatctctccctcatctctcccccatctctccctcatctctccctcatctctccctcatctctcccccatctctccctcatctctccctcatctctccctcatctctctctcatctctccctcatctctccctcatctctccctcatctctccctcatctccatgtttgctcttttctctcttttccccATATCATTACATTGTTGTTTTTCTCCTTCTGTGTTTCCCTCTGTCTATTCTTACATTTTCCATTATACCTCTGCTTCTCTGCCTGCCCCTTCCCTCGTtccttctttccctcctctcgccctccccctcttccttctctgcctcctccctctctcccccctccacctcTAGTTGTTGATTTGTTTTTGCAGTTTTTCAAATTCAATTTTCTTTTCCTCGACACAATGATTTCAAAACATTCTTATACCCCACcactctctgccctctctctcaacttctctctctctccactctccactctctcctctctctctctctctctctctctgccctctctctctcaacttctctctctctccactatccactctcctctctctctctctctcaactcctctctctctccactctccactcccttctctctctctctgccctctctcttaacttctctctctttccactctccactcccttctctctctcgctctctctctctctacttctctctctctctccaatcccttctctgtctctctctctctacctctccctctctctccctctctacttctctctctctctctctctctctctctactctctctctccaatccccacctttctctctctctctctctctctctatatccatATTCCACCTTGCTTTCCATCCTCCTCGGTTTGTCACTGTTCATTTCTCTCTTcttccattttctctctctgtctctgtctctgtctctgtctctctctctgtctctctctctctctctctctctctctccctctctctctctctctctctctccctctctctctttctctctctctctctctcccgttcccTCGCTCACTAACCCATTTATTCCAAACAAGATTGTCCTTCCTTCCTCACCTGGCTCCCGTCTTCCAATATACCTACTTATTTTCTCCTCCTTTcaattcatctctctctcccctccttccgcTCTGACCCTCTTAGCTCGTTTGCGGTATTCTCACTGGGTTAGTGTTGATTTTCTGTCTTGttcgctctctctttatctctctctagaCCCCCTttatccctctccttctctctctctctgtctcctttcttcctttctacccccccctctcaaatcaatcacattttattggtcacacacacatggttagcagatgttaatgcgagcgtagcgaaatgcttgtgcttctagctccgaccgtgcagtaatatctaacaagtaatctaacaatttcacaacaactaccttatacatgtcctggagggcaggtagtttttccccatggtgatgcgttgtgcagaccgcactaccctgtggagagccttatggttgtgggcggagcagttgccgtaccaggcggtgatacggcccgacaggatgctctcgattgtgcatctgtaaaagtttgtcagggttttgggtgacaagccacatttcttcagcctcctgaggttgaagaggtgctgttgcgccttcttcaccacgctgtctgtgaggatggaccatttcagtttgtcagtgatgtgtatgccgaggaacttaaaacttactaccctctccactactgtcccgtcgatgtggataggggggtcctgcctctgctgtttcctgaagtccacgatcatctcctttgttttgttgacgtttgTTGACGTGACCTACCACTGTAGTATAGTCtgcaaactctctctctctcttcctctctgttccccctctctctcccccctctctctctaccccctctctttctctaccccctctctataccccctctctttctctaccgtctctctctctcccccctctctctctaccccctctctataccccctctctttctctaccgtctctctctctcccccctctctctctaccccctctctctaccccctctctttctctaccgtctctctctctcccccctctctctctaccccctctctctctaccccctctctttctctaccgtctctctctctcccccctctctctctaccccctctctataccccctctctttctctaccgtctctctctctctctgctcctttaATGAAGCAAAGTTTGTTGGGGTtgagtgtgtttttgtgtgtccaTCTGTTTGTGAATTGAGTGTGTTTTTGTGTCCATCTGTTTGTGAATTGAGTGTGTTTTTGTGTCCATCTGTGCACCTCTGTTTATTTGTAGTCTCTGAAAGCTGACCAGGGGCAACACAGTGAGTAGGAGCTTTTTCCAATGATGGATTCTTTAGTGGAGTTTGATGTTTATTAGGATgcgtcttgtcctggaggcagaactgagaaGGTTTCCGCTCGAGAGACCAGCTGCAAagattggctatattgtaaaagttaatgaaaacaaaaatatgcttttggtcttaattttaggttagcaatgtggttagggttaaggttagggttaaggttagggttagggttaaggttaggtttaggtttaggttagggttaaggttagggttaaggttagggttagggttagggttaagattaggtttaggttagggttagggttaaggttaggtttaggtttaggttaggtttaggttagggttaaggttaaggttagggttaaggttaaggttagggttaaggttaaggttcggtttaggttagggttagggttaaggttaggtttaggtttaggttagggttaaggttagggttaaggttagggttaaggttagggttaaggttaggttagggttaaggttagggttaaggttagggttaaggttagggttaaggttagggttagggttaaggttaaggttaaggttaaggttagggttagggttaggtttaggtttaggttagggttaaggttaaggttagggttaaggttaacgTTCGGTTAAGGTtcggtttagggttaaggttagggttaaggttaaggttcgGTTAAGGTTCGGTTTAGGTTcgggtttaggttagggttaaggttaggttagggttaaggttaggtttaggttagggttaaggttaggtgtatgttagggttcaggttatggttaaggttaggtgtatgttagggttaaggttaggtttaggttagggttaaggttagggttaaggttagggttaaggttaggtgtctgttagggttaaggttaggtttaggtttaggtttgggttagggttagggttaaagttagggttagggttagggttaaggttaggtttaggttagggttaagtacTACAGGTGTAGAGAACTACAGGTTCTAGAGGAACTAATTCACTGCCTACGTCAATAAGAAGGGACTCTTCCATCATATCACGAGGCAAACAGACCTGCCAGAACATCCCGATTCAAAACCAAAGTTTGCAGTGGGTTTATTGAAGCTTTtcctgcagtgggctaaatcagggtcacatagAACCTTTTCCTGCAGTGAGCTAAGTCAGGGTCACAtagaaccttttactgcagtgggctaagtcAGGGTCACAtagaaccttttactgcagtgggctaagtcAGGGTCACAtagaaccttttactgcagtgggctaagtcAGGGTCACATAGAACCTTTTCCTGCAGTGAGCTAAGTCAGGGTCATAtagaaccttttactgcagtgagctaaatcagggtcacatagAACCTTTTCCTGCAGTGAGCTAAGTCAGGGTCACAtaaaaccttttactgcagtgggctaaatcagggtcacatagAACCTTTTCCTGCAGTGAGCTAAGTCAGGGTCACAtaaaaccttttactgcagtgggctaaatcagggtcatatagaaccttttactgcagtgggctaaatcagggtcacagaaccttttactgcagtgggctaaatcagggtcatatagaaccttttactgcagtgagctaaatcagggtcacataaaaccttttactgcagtgggctaaatcagggtcacatagaaccttttactgcagtgggctaaatcagggtcacatagaaccttttactgcagtgggctaaatcagggtcacataaaaccttttactgcagtgggctaaatcagggtcacataaaaccttttactgcagtgggctaaatcagggtcacatagAACCTTTtcctgcagtgggctaaatcagggtcacatagaaatttttactgcagtgggctaaatcagggtcacatagaaatttttactgcagtgggctaaatcagggtcacatagaacattttactgcagtgagctaaatcagggtcacatagaaccttttactgcagtgggctaagtcAGGGTCACAtagaaccttttactgcagtgggctaagtcAGGGTCACAtagaaccttttactgcagtgggctaaatcagggtgacatagaaccttttactgcagtgggctaattCAGGGTCacagaaccttttactgcagtgggctaagtcAGGGTCACAtagaaccttttactgcagtgggctaaatcagggtcacatagaaccctttactgcagtgggctaagtcAGGGTCACAtagaaccttttactgcagtgggctaaatcagggtcacatagaaccttttactgcagtgggctaagtcAGGGTCACATAGAACCTTTAACTGCAGTGGGCTAATTCAGGGTCACAtagaaccttttactgcagtgggctaaatcagggtcacatagaaccctttactgcagtgggctaagtcAGGGTCACAtagaaccttttactgcagtgggctaagtcAGGGTCACAtagaaccttttactgcagtgggctaaatcagggtcacatagaaccctttactgcagtgggctaagtcAGGGTCACAtagaaccttttactgcagtgggctaaatcagggtcacatagaaccttttactgcagtgggctaagtcAGGGTCACATAGAACCTTTAACTGCAGTGGGCTAATTCAGGGTCACAtagaaccttttactgcagtgggctaaatcagggtcacatagaaccctttactgcagtgggctaagtcAGGGTCACAtagaaccttttactgcagtgggctaagtcAGGGTCACATAGAACCTTTAACTGCAGTGGGCTAATTCAGGGTCACAtagaaccttttactgcagtgggctaaatcagggtcacatagaaccctttactgcagtgggctaagtcAGGGTCACAtagaaccttttactgcagtgggctaagtcAGGGTCACAtaaaaccttttactgcagtgggctaagtcAGGGTCACAtaaaaccttttactgcagtgggctaagtcAGCCTTCTGCATATTACGCATGACAGAAaaacattattatttattttttaagatatctttggtacataattggtctagcctagaCTCCAAAATTAGACCAAATCTAGTAATGGCCTTTAAGTGCTGATTCAAGaggtctttggtacataattggtctagcctttAAGTGCTGATGGTGTTATTATGCACACTGGATGGACTAGTTACCTGATGCTCCAAACtttctatccatgagtctgggagacaACGTAGAGCCCTAGGCCATGTTGTAGGTTCATTGATTGTGGAGGCTTACAGAGTTCATTAATAGGTTGACTCATTCCTTTAACTACAGAATATCTCACTACCGTGTGTttccatcttctcctctctctccttaattCCTTTAACTACAGAATATCTCACTACCGTGTGTttccatcttctcctctctctccttaattCCTTTAACTACAGAATATCTCACTACCGTGTATTtccgtctcctcctctctctccttaattCCTTTCTCCAGAACACAGAGAGGGGCTGTCAACACTTGAATtaaacatgttttgttgtgaaaacatgttactatcgatgttaCCCCCCGACTTATTTCCATTGGTTTCCCAAATGAAGAAGCGGGTAGCTGCAGGGACAGGGTTAAGGAGAGACCATGgagtacagagtactgggtagctgcagggacAGGGTTAAGGAGACTATGGcgtacagagtactgggtagctgcagggacaaggttggagagaccgtggagtacagagtactgggtagctgcagggacaaggttggagagaccatggcgtacagagtactgggtagctgcagggacAAGGTTAAGGAGAGACCATGgagtacagagtactgggtagctgcaggaacagggttaagGAGACCATGGAGTACAGAGTAccgggtagctgcaggaacagggttaagGAGAGACCATGGcgtacagagtactgggtagctgcaggaacagggttaagGAGACCATGGTGTACAgtgtactgggtagctgcagggacAAGGTTAAGGAGACCATGGTGTACAgtgtactgggtagctgcagggacaaggttggagagaccatggagTACAGAGTACTGAGTAGCTGCAGGGACAAGGTTAAGGAGACCATGGCGTACAGAGTACCGGGTAGCTGCAGGGACAGGGTTAAGGAGACCATGGAGTACAGAGTACCGGGTAGCTGCAGGGACAAGGTTAAGGAGGCCATGGCGTACAGAGTACCGGGTAGCTGCAAGGACAGGGTTAAGGAGACCATGgagtacagagtactgggtagctgcagggacAGGGTTAAGGAGACCATGGAGTACAGAGTACCGGGTAGCTGCAGGGACAAGGTTAAGGAGAGACCATGGCGTACAGAGTACTGAGTAGCTGCAGGGACAAGGTTAAGGAGAGACCATGgtgtacagagtactgggtagctgcagggacAAGGTTAAGGAGAGACCATGgtgtacagagtactgggtagctgcagggacAAGGTTAAGGAGAGACCATGGTGTACAGAGTACTGAGTAGCTGCAGGGACAAGGTTAAGGAGACCATGGTGTACAGAGTACCGGGTAGCTGCAGGGACAAGGTTAAGGACACCATGGCGTACAGAGTACCGGGTAGCTGCAGGGACAAGGTTAAGGAGACCATGGCGTACAGAGTACCGGGTAGCTGCAGGGACAAGGTTAAGGAGAGACCATGgagtacagagtactgggtagctgcagggacAAGGTTAAGGAGAGACCATGgagtacagagtactgggtagctgcagggacAAGGTTAAGGAGAGACCATGgagtacagagtactgggtagctgcagggacAAGGTTAAGGAGACCATGGCGTACAGAGTACCGGGTAGCTGCAGGGACAAGGTTAAGGAGAGACCATGgagtacagagtactgggtagctgcagggacAAGGTTAAGGAGAGACCATGgagtacagagtactgggtagctgcagggacAAGGTTAAGGAGACCATGGAGTACAGAGTAccgggtagctgcaggaacagtgTTAATGTGGATCATATGCGTTTAGATATGTGTCACAAACTGCCTCGAAGTTCGTAACAAAAAAGGGAGACAaagtggagataaggaataacaaaaatatatttattaactgaagtaaacaacatacaattaacaatggtgtgtgtgtagtcagtaataagtagtgtaagtgagtggttgcttgcataaatgtgataatgaggggtgttgaaaggtgccaaagcaaacaaacgGCCGGAAAAAAAGGTTTGAGGTTTGTATCTTTTACAACTAAAAGTGCCAAATAACTCTGAATATGGcttataggacctgtttcaaatgatcacttttcaaatcaaattctaGTGGTCACTAATTttacatagccacttcatatgcgcacTCTCGCTTCCCGAATGGGGAAACATGTCCTTTTCTATTTCATTCAGCTACgttaaattatattcttcttactatacaATTATATAATATGAAATAATGACACGTGACTTATAAACATATCTTGTCaactaaatgaacaagcctacagtctataacatggagcatagccagacaacatacagtatctagtctgctaaatgaacaagcctacagtctacagactATAGTataaccagataacatacagtatctagtctgctaaatgaacaagcctacagtctacagcctatagtatagccagataacatacagtatctagtctgataaatgaacaagtctacagaCTATAGTataaccagataacatacagtatctagtctgataaatgaacaagcctacagcctacagaCTATAGTataaccagataacatacagtatctagtctgataaatgaacaagcctacagcctacagaCTATAGTataaccagataacatacagtatctagtctgataaatgaacaagcctacagcctacagaCTATAGTataaccagataacatacagtatctagtctgataaatgaacaagtctacagaCTATAGTataaccagataacatacagtatctagtctgataaatgaacaagcctacagcctacagaCTATAGTataaccagataacatacagtatctagtctgctaaatgaacaagcctacagtctacagactATAGTataaccagataacatacagtatctagtctgctaaatgaacaagcctacagtctacagactATAGTataaccagataacatacaggatctagtctgataaatgaacaagcctacagactacagactatagtataaccagataacatacagtatctagtctgctaaatgaacaagtctacagtctatatcatggagcaTAGAcaggtaacatacagtatctagtctgataaatgaacaagtctacagaCTATAGTataaccagataacatacagtatctagtctgataaatgaacaagtctacagaCTATAGTataaccagataacatacagtatctagtctgctaaatgaacaagcctacagtctacagactATAGTataaccagataacatacagtatctagtctgctaaatgaacaagcctacagcctacagaCTATAGTataaccagataacatacagtatctagtctgctaaatgaacaagcctacagtctacagactATAGTataaccagataacatacagtatctagtctgctaaatgaacaagcctacagtctacagactATAGTataaccagataacatacaggatctagtctgataaatgaacaagcctacagactacagactatagtataaccagataacatacagtatctagtctgctaaatgaacaagtctacagtctatatcatggagcaTAGAcaggtaacatacagtatctagtctgataaatgaacaagtctacagaCTATAGTataaccagataacatacagtatctagtctgataaatgaacaagtctacagaCTATAGTataaccagataacatacagtatctagtctgataaatgaacaagcctacagcctacagaCTATAGTataaccagataacatacagtatctagtctgctaaatgaacaagcctacagcctacagaCTATAGTataaccagataacatacagtatctagtctgataaatgaacaagcctacagcctacagaCTATAGTataaccagataacatacagtatctagtctgataaatgaacaagcctacagcctacagaCTATAGTataaccagataacatacagtatctagtctgataaatgaacaagcctacagtctataacATGGAGCATAgacagataacatacagtatctagtctgataaatgaacaagtctacagaCTATAGTataaccagataacatacagtatctagtctgataaatgaacaagtctacagtctatatcatagccagataacatacagtatctagtctgataaatgaacaagtctacagaCTATAGTCTATAGTataaccagataacatacaggatctagtctgataaatgaacaagtctacagaCTATagtatagccagataacatacagtatctagtctgctaaatgaacaagtctacagaCTATAGTCTATAGTataaccagataacatacaggatctagtctgataaatgaacaagtctacagaCTATAGTataaccagataacatacagtatctagtctgataaatgaacaagtctacagtctatagtataaccagataacatacagtatctagtctgataaatgaacaagtctacagaCTATAGTataaccagataacatacagtatctagtctgctaaatgaacaagcctacagtctacagactATAGTataaccagataacatacagtatctagtctgctaaatgaacaag
It contains:
- the LOC120035686 gene encoding cornifin alpha-like; its protein translation is MAYRVLGSCRNRVKETMVYSVLGSCRDKVKETMVYSVLGSCRDKVGETMEYRVLSSCRDKVKETMAYRVPGSCRDRVKETMEYRVPGSCRDKVKEAMAYRVPGSCKDRVKETMEYRVLGSCRDRVKETMEYRVPGSCRDKVKERPWRTEY